Proteins encoded within one genomic window of Raineyella fluvialis:
- a CDS encoding class I SAM-dependent methyltransferase, whose protein sequence is MGLFSRSADEVDWHRYLSQFHREHVGAIEELLQRIESGGRSPYSWLARAVSESSTMVLDLACGTGGVGRELARRGRTVIGVDMSAHELAEAHRRTPEGVFLRADARHLPLRDGSMQAVVSSFGFAVVRPMPVLAREVERVLAPGGVVAIMSPSWQAMQLHDIPIVSKLMSILHSTPHFPSGRSQPGLPSLFAAHGIRKVEDAKERYTYTVRTREDAERLLEALYLPGVAAARISRAIDTLTENAYRRPVHITVPMRRFVGIK, encoded by the coding sequence ATGGGATTGTTCTCACGGAGCGCGGACGAGGTCGACTGGCACAGGTACCTGAGCCAGTTCCACCGCGAGCACGTGGGGGCGATCGAGGAGTTGCTCCAACGGATCGAGTCCGGCGGCCGTAGCCCCTACAGTTGGCTGGCCCGAGCCGTCTCGGAGTCGTCGACGATGGTCCTCGACCTGGCCTGCGGGACCGGCGGCGTCGGCCGGGAACTGGCCCGTCGGGGCCGTACGGTGATCGGGGTCGACATGTCGGCCCACGAGCTCGCCGAAGCGCACCGGCGTACGCCCGAGGGGGTCTTCCTCCGTGCCGACGCCCGGCACCTGCCACTCCGGGACGGAAGCATGCAGGCGGTGGTGTCGAGCTTCGGCTTCGCCGTCGTCCGTCCGATGCCCGTCCTGGCGCGCGAGGTGGAGCGGGTGCTGGCCCCCGGCGGGGTGGTGGCGATCATGTCGCCGTCGTGGCAGGCGATGCAGCTGCACGACATCCCGATCGTGTCCAAGCTGATGTCGATCCTGCACTCCACGCCGCATTTCCCCTCCGGCCGCTCCCAGCCCGGACTGCCGTCACTGTTCGCCGCCCACGGCATCCGCAAGGTCGAGGACGCGAAGGAGCGCTACACCTACACGGTCCGCACCCGCGAGGACGCCGAGCGGCTGCTCGAGGCGCTCTACCTGCCGGGGGTCGCTGCCGCCCGGATCAGCCGCGCCATCGACACGCTCACCGAGAACGCCTACCGCCGTCCGGTCCACATCACGGTGCCGATGCGCCGCTTCGTCGGCATCAAGTGA